One segment of Gammaproteobacteria bacterium DNA contains the following:
- a CDS encoding Fic family protein, producing the protein MAQPYNPEPLPIKELSKDQLFTAVGEANAALARYDGLLMAMINPAVMLSPLTTQEAVLSSKIEGTQATVEEVLEHEAGQEYDEAKSNDIQEIGNYRKALMLAKDSVMDRPIRLSLIRELHRILMNSVRGADKEPGEFRKDQNWIGAPGSSIDEASFVPPSPLQLMDHLQAWEAYLDSVDIDPIVQTAIVHAQFELLHPFKDGNGRIGRLLIPLFLYSKGRLASPMFYLSAYLEQHREEYYARLRAISQKGDWTGWCAFFLRAVTVQANENGIILREIMALHEATKVQIRDITHSPHSAQLVDALFDRPIFTAADIARRAEVPKPTMHKLINSLLEEGILHTVRQAAGRRPAILTFGELLNTLERKQLV; encoded by the coding sequence ATGGCTCAGCCGTACAATCCAGAACCTCTACCAATCAAAGAGTTAAGCAAAGATCAACTCTTTACGGCTGTTGGTGAGGCCAACGCTGCGCTTGCTCGTTACGACGGCTTGCTAATGGCCATGATTAACCCAGCGGTCATGCTCTCGCCTTTAACCACTCAAGAGGCCGTACTTTCCTCAAAGATCGAAGGAACACAGGCTACAGTCGAGGAAGTTCTCGAACATGAGGCCGGTCAGGAATATGACGAGGCAAAGAGCAACGATATCCAGGAGATCGGCAACTACCGCAAAGCTCTAATGCTCGCCAAGGATAGTGTAATGGATCGTCCCATTCGGCTGAGTCTGATCCGCGAATTGCATCGCATCCTAATGAATAGTGTACGTGGCGCAGACAAAGAACCCGGCGAATTCCGTAAGGACCAAAACTGGATCGGTGCGCCCGGCAGCAGCATTGACGAGGCCAGTTTTGTCCCACCAAGCCCACTGCAACTCATGGATCATCTCCAGGCCTGGGAGGCCTATCTCGATAGTGTCGATATCGATCCCATTGTGCAAACTGCCATAGTGCACGCCCAATTTGAATTGCTACATCCCTTCAAGGATGGAAATGGGCGTATTGGGCGCCTCTTGATACCGCTGTTTTTATATAGCAAGGGCCGCCTGGCCAGTCCGATGTTTTATCTGTCCGCCTATTTGGAACAACACCGCGAGGAATATTACGCACGTCTACGTGCGATTTCCCAAAAGGGTGACTGGACCGGTTGGTGCGCCTTTTTTCTGCGTGCGGTGACCGTCCAGGCAAACGAAAATGGCATCATCCTACGCGAGATTATGGCACTGCATGAAGCGACCAAAGTACAGATACGCGACATTACCCACTCGCCCCATAGCGCGCAACTGGTCGATGCCCTGTTTGATCGCCCCATTTTCACCGCGGCCGATATTGCCCGTCGTGCCGAGGTACCCAAACCCACCATGCACAAGCTGATCAATAGTTTGCTAGAAGAAGGGATCTTGCACACGGTGAGGCAGGCTGCTGGGCGTCGACCGGCGATACTGACCTTTGGCGAGTTGTTGAATACCCTTGAGCGTAAACAACTCGTGTAG
- a CDS encoding site-specific DNA-methyltransferase, with protein sequence MPTLDWIGKKAVVKHHKEVPYRLLEPVKKYSYGDPDSGNLIVQGDNLHALKALLPRYAGQVKCIYIDPPYNTGNEGWVYNDNVNSPEINKWLGEVVGKEAEDLSRHDKWLCMMYPRLVLLKQFLREDGVIFVSLDDNEISSLRLIMDEVLGRKNFIATVLWQKIFSPKNSARHLSEDHDYVVIYSKNAEKWKPNLLPRSDEAKARYKNTDNDPRGPWTSGDLQARNYYSEGTYPVTCPSGRVISGPGKGMYWRVSKFNFERMDQEGRIWWGEDGNNMPRQKRYLSDVKSGIVPQTMWFYKDVGHTQEAKKELIELVDFETSDDVFITPKPTRLIQRILQIATDKDSIILDSFAGSGTTGHAVLKQNAEDGGNRKFIMVEMDDGIAKDVTTQRMRNVVSGYITTKGKEVEGLDGGFQFCKLSSEPLFDPNGQIRADVTFEQLAEFVWFAETGSGFHGKAKSPLLGLHRGRAVYLLYNGILKDKSVDGGNVLTTPVLNVLPKHHGQRVIYAAACRLGQSRLDKLGIVFKQTPYALEV encoded by the coding sequence ATGCCCACGTTAGATTGGATAGGAAAAAAGGCCGTCGTCAAACACCACAAGGAGGTGCCGTATCGCTTATTGGAGCCGGTGAAGAAGTATTCATACGGCGATCCCGACAGCGGCAACCTCATTGTACAGGGTGACAACCTGCACGCCCTCAAGGCGCTGCTGCCTCGATATGCCGGACAGGTGAAGTGTATCTATATCGATCCGCCGTATAACACAGGCAACGAAGGCTGGGTGTACAACGACAACGTCAACAGTCCTGAGATCAACAAGTGGCTGGGCGAGGTCGTGGGCAAGGAGGCCGAAGACCTGAGTCGGCATGACAAGTGGTTGTGTATGATGTATCCCCGTCTTGTGTTGCTCAAACAATTCTTGCGTGAGGATGGTGTTATATTTGTGTCCTTGGATGACAACGAGATATCTTCTTTACGCTTAATCATGGACGAGGTTCTTGGGCGCAAGAATTTCATAGCGACTGTGCTTTGGCAAAAGATATTTTCGCCGAAAAACTCGGCTAGACACTTGTCTGAAGATCACGACTATGTCGTTATCTATTCAAAGAACGCCGAAAAATGGAAGCCAAATTTGTTACCGCGTAGTGACGAGGCAAAAGCACGCTATAAGAATACCGATAACGACCCACGTGGTCCATGGACTTCCGGAGATTTACAAGCTAGAAATTATTATTCAGAGGGAACATATCCAGTGACGTGCCCATCTGGGAGAGTTATATCTGGCCCAGGTAAAGGGATGTATTGGCGGGTTTCCAAATTCAATTTCGAGCGAATGGATCAAGAGGGAAGAATTTGGTGGGGTGAAGATGGCAATAATATGCCTCGACAAAAAAGATATTTGTCTGACGTTAAAAGTGGAATCGTGCCACAAACCATGTGGTTCTATAAAGATGTTGGACACACGCAGGAGGCCAAAAAGGAACTTATAGAACTCGTGGATTTTGAAACCTCTGATGATGTCTTTATCACACCTAAACCCACTCGATTGATTCAAAGAATTCTCCAAATAGCTACGGACAAAGATTCTATAATTCTGGATTCTTTTGCTGGCTCTGGCACAACCGGTCACGCGGTACTAAAACAAAACGCCGAGGACGGCGGCAATCGTAAATTCATCATGGTTGAGATGGATGATGGAATCGCCAAGGACGTGACCACACAACGAATGCGCAATGTCGTCTCAGGCTATATCACCACAAAGGGAAAAGAAGTTGAAGGTTTAGACGGGGGTTTTCAATTTTGCAAACTCAGCTCCGAACCCCTGTTCGATCCCAACGGCCAGATCCGGGCCGATGTAACCTTCGAGCAACTCGCCGAGTTTGTGTGGTTCGCCGAGACCGGCAGTGGTTTTCATGGCAAGGCCAAGTCACCTCTGTTGGGCCTGCACCGAGGGCGAGCGGTGTATCTGTTGTACAACGGCATCCTCAAGGACAAGTCGGTGGATGGTGGTAACGTGTTGACCACACCGGTTTTGAATGTGTTACCGAAGCACCATGGGCAACGGGTGATATATGCTGCCGCCTGCCGTCTCGGCCAGAGTCGCCTGGACAAGTTGGGCATCGTGTTTAAACAAACCCCTTACGCGCTGGAGGTGTAA
- a CDS encoding DEAD/DEAH box helicase family protein has translation MTAFTPKNYQAAVLDSVRLYFQHCRELANANTAFYQTTLELWERGSSYNPIEGFASDMPYFCLRVPTGGGKTWLAAKSVSAINTHLLGTEHSVILWLVPSNAIREQTLRALKDRHHPYHEALREAGTVTVLDLDEAKNVTRSTLDTSTTIIVTTRQAFQVDNTEIRKVYESSGALMHHFDSLSGEQRAHLEKEDGVVPYSLTNVLRLRRPFVIVDEAHNSRTDLSFETLARFQPSGIMELTATPDTKTHPSNVLHSVYAAELKGEQMIKLPIRLETEPDWQRCLADAIARREELNSIATQEQRQGEAYLRPIVLIQAQARRKDLETLDVDTVREELIRNHNIPEAEIIIATGDEKGLEKIEVEYEEGILSEKCPVKFVITQQALAEGWDCPFAYILVSMAEVRSSTAVEQLLGRILRQPNAKHRKNEALNRSYAFVVSRDFNATAEGLRDRLVEGAGFDRKEANEFVNSGRPDQAVFDLNHRRAVVRPVVVILPETPEIKNIPKATRDKLSWDKKTNTLTINKPLSEDETEEVKATVKQASTIEAIETAAYESRTTAVEIYQTPAQQGIPFRVPQFALVVQGELELFENPEQLDYPWDVTLYDAHPNQEELARLDLISKVASAGELDIDENVGAMKVNFFREMQRDLGLVYTPEHWDEVRLATWLCRNLPDPTLTHESKRAFVLAWLNHLLEREDIDLARANQYKFEIRRLLESRISTHRKEAAKAAFQQNLFSAGVEERVSVSDEYAFTFAPLAYAPSADYDGEYGHYDFRHHYYGRIGSFDSKEEFECAVWLDQQAEAGRIKFWVRNLVRREGSSFSLLKADGRFYPDFVCKLPSGVVLIVEYKGADKWDTPKVKMDRDIGELWANMSNGQCRFVMVKNRDWSAISAASQ, from the coding sequence GTGACAGCCTTTACCCCGAAGAATTACCAGGCAGCGGTACTCGACAGCGTTCGGTTGTATTTTCAACACTGCCGTGAGTTGGCCAATGCCAACACCGCCTTTTATCAGACTACGCTTGAGTTGTGGGAGCGCGGTAGCAGCTATAATCCCATCGAGGGTTTTGCCAGCGATATGCCCTATTTTTGTCTGCGCGTACCGACCGGTGGCGGCAAAACCTGGCTAGCGGCCAAGTCGGTGTCGGCGATCAATACACACCTTTTGGGAACGGAACACAGCGTCATTTTATGGTTGGTACCCTCCAATGCCATTCGTGAACAGACGCTACGCGCACTCAAGGACAGACACCACCCCTATCACGAGGCGCTAAGAGAAGCCGGCACAGTGACGGTGCTTGATCTGGATGAGGCCAAGAATGTCACCCGCTCCACCCTGGATACCTCGACTACGATCATCGTCACCACGCGTCAGGCCTTTCAGGTGGACAATACCGAGATACGCAAGGTGTATGAATCCAGCGGTGCCTTGATGCACCACTTCGATAGTCTCAGCGGGGAACAGCGCGCCCATCTGGAAAAAGAAGATGGTGTGGTTCCCTATTCGCTTACCAACGTACTGCGCCTACGTAGGCCGTTTGTTATTGTCGATGAAGCCCATAATAGCCGCACCGATCTGTCCTTTGAAACGCTCGCCCGTTTTCAACCTAGTGGCATCATGGAACTAACCGCCACCCCGGACACCAAGACTCATCCCAGCAATGTACTACACAGCGTGTACGCCGCTGAGCTGAAGGGTGAACAGATGATCAAGCTTCCTATTCGGCTGGAAACAGAGCCAGACTGGCAGCGCTGTCTTGCCGATGCAATCGCCCGACGCGAGGAATTAAACAGCATTGCTACTCAGGAGCAACGTCAGGGTGAAGCCTATCTAAGACCTATTGTTTTGATCCAGGCTCAGGCGCGTCGCAAAGACCTGGAAACCTTGGATGTGGATACCGTACGTGAGGAGCTCATTCGCAATCACAATATTCCAGAGGCAGAAATTATCATCGCCACTGGAGATGAGAAAGGACTAGAAAAAATTGAGGTCGAATACGAAGAAGGTATATTGTCCGAAAAATGCCCCGTCAAGTTTGTCATAACGCAGCAGGCGCTTGCCGAAGGCTGGGATTGTCCCTTTGCTTATATTCTAGTGAGCATGGCCGAGGTTCGATCCTCAACCGCAGTCGAGCAATTACTCGGTCGAATACTGCGTCAACCAAATGCAAAACACCGCAAGAATGAAGCACTCAATCGCTCGTATGCTTTTGTTGTTTCCCGTGACTTTAATGCAACCGCTGAAGGTTTACGTGATCGACTGGTTGAGGGCGCCGGTTTTGATCGCAAAGAAGCAAACGAATTTGTTAATTCTGGCCGGCCTGATCAGGCCGTTTTTGACTTAAATCATCGCCGCGCTGTGGTGCGTCCGGTGGTTGTTATTCTGCCCGAAACACCCGAGATAAAAAACATACCCAAAGCAACGCGCGACAAACTCAGCTGGGATAAGAAAACGAATACGCTGACCATTAACAAGCCGCTGAGCGAGGACGAGACTGAGGAAGTAAAGGCAACAGTAAAGCAAGCTTCAACCATAGAGGCAATTGAAACCGCCGCCTATGAAAGCCGAACGACAGCGGTTGAAATCTACCAGACACCAGCACAACAGGGCATTCCTTTTCGGGTTCCACAATTCGCCTTAGTGGTCCAGGGTGAACTGGAATTGTTTGAGAACCCCGAACAACTTGATTACCCTTGGGATGTCACCCTCTATGACGCCCATCCCAATCAGGAAGAACTGGCAAGACTGGACTTGATTAGTAAAGTAGCTAGTGCCGGCGAACTTGATATTGATGAAAACGTCGGCGCTATGAAAGTCAATTTTTTTCGTGAGATGCAGCGTGATCTCGGCCTTGTCTATACGCCGGAACACTGGGATGAAGTAAGGCTTGCTACCTGGCTCTGCCGAAATCTTCCTGATCCTACATTGACACACGAGAGCAAACGAGCCTTCGTATTGGCCTGGCTGAACCATTTACTAGAACGTGAAGATATCGATCTGGCACGAGCGAATCAGTATAAATTCGAGATTAGGCGCTTATTAGAATCACGAATTAGTACGCACCGCAAGGAGGCCGCGAAGGCCGCCTTCCAACAAAATTTGTTTTCAGCGGGCGTAGAGGAAAGAGTTTCTGTTAGCGACGAGTATGCGTTTACCTTTGCACCACTTGCCTACGCACCCAGCGCAGACTATGACGGAGAATACGGACACTATGATTTTCGTCATCACTATTACGGGCGAATTGGTAGTTTTGACTCCAAAGAGGAGTTTGAGTGCGCGGTTTGGCTAGACCAACAGGCCGAGGCAGGACGGATAAAGTTTTGGGTGCGCAACCTCGTACGTAGAGAAGGATCGTCTTTTTCCTTGCTCAAGGCTGATGGACGTTTTTACCCCGACTTTGTTTGCAAATTGCCTAGCGGGGTAGTATTGATCGTAGAATACAAGGGCGCTGACAAATGGGATACACCGAAGGTGAAGATGGATCGAGACATTGGCGAGCTTTGGGCTAATATGAGCAATGGTCAATGTCGATTTGTTATGGTGAAAAATCGGGACTGGAGTGCGATTAGTGCTGCGTCGCAATAG
- the thiC gene encoding phosphomethylpyrimidine synthase ThiC, with amino-acid sequence MSAIPEEFLSETAKVNDASIQPFPNSKKIYIEGSRPDIRVPMREITLTDTPLAMGKEKNDPVTVYDTSGPYTDPNTQIDIRKGLVDIRTQWIEERNDTELLSGLSSDYGRQRAADNRLDSLRFAGHVRPVRKAKAGHNVSQMHYARKGIITPEMEYVAIRENLRMDLYLEKLKEQHPGHSFGANIQRQITPEFVRDEIARGRAIIPANINHTELEPMIIGRNFLVKINGNLGNSAVTSSIEEEVDKMTWGIRWGADTIMDLSTGKNIHETREWIIRNSPVPIGTVPIYQALEKVDGKAEELNWEIFRDTLIEQAEQGVDYFTIHAGVLLRHVPLTAKRLTGIVSRGGSIMAKWCLAHHKENFLYENFEEICEIMKAYDVSFSLGDGLRPGSIYDANDEAQFGELEALGELTKIAWKHDVQTMIEGPGHVPMHMIKENMDKQLECCDEAPFYTLGPLTTDIAPGYDHITSGIGAAMIGWYGCAMLCYVTPKEHLGLPNRDDVKEGIITYKIAAHAADLAKGHPGAQIRDNAMSKARFEFRWEDQFNLGLDPDRARAFHDETLPKDAHKSAHFCSMCGPNFCSMKITQDVRDFAEKQGISEEEALKKGMQEKAIEFKRKGVEVYSKA; translated from the coding sequence ATGAGCGCAATCCCAGAAGAATTCCTGAGTGAAACGGCCAAGGTCAACGACGCCTCGATACAGCCGTTTCCCAATTCCAAGAAGATCTACATCGAGGGCAGCCGCCCCGATATTCGTGTGCCGATGCGCGAGATCACCCTCACTGACACTCCACTGGCCATGGGTAAGGAGAAGAACGACCCGGTCACGGTCTACGACACCTCCGGCCCCTATACCGATCCGAACACACAGATCGACATCCGCAAAGGCCTGGTCGACATCCGGACCCAATGGATAGAGGAGCGCAATGACACTGAGTTGCTCAGTGGCCTGAGTTCCGACTACGGCCGCCAACGCGCCGCCGATAATCGCCTGGACTCGCTGCGTTTTGCTGGCCACGTGCGCCCGGTGCGCAAGGCCAAGGCCGGGCACAATGTTTCGCAAATGCATTACGCGCGCAAAGGCATCATCACGCCGGAAATGGAATACGTCGCGATTCGTGAAAACCTGCGCATGGATTTGTATCTGGAAAAACTCAAGGAACAACACCCGGGCCACTCTTTTGGCGCCAACATCCAGCGCCAGATCACCCCGGAATTCGTGCGCGATGAAATCGCCCGCGGCCGCGCGATCATTCCCGCGAACATCAACCACACCGAACTCGAACCGATGATCATCGGGCGCAACTTTCTCGTAAAGATCAATGGCAACCTCGGTAACTCGGCCGTCACCTCCTCCATCGAAGAAGAAGTCGACAAGATGACCTGGGGCATACGCTGGGGCGCGGACACCATCATGGACCTGTCCACCGGCAAGAACATCCACGAAACACGCGAATGGATTATTCGCAATTCACCGGTACCCATCGGCACCGTGCCGATCTATCAGGCACTGGAAAAAGTCGACGGCAAGGCCGAAGAACTCAACTGGGAAATCTTCCGCGATACTTTGATTGAACAAGCGGAGCAGGGCGTGGATTATTTTACGATTCATGCGGGTGTGTTGTTGCGCCACGTACCGCTGACCGCGAAACGCCTCACCGGCATCGTGTCACGCGGCGGTTCGATCATGGCCAAGTGGTGTCTCGCGCATCACAAGGAAAACTTTTTGTACGAAAACTTCGAAGAGATCTGCGAAATCATGAAGGCCTACGACGTGAGCTTCTCACTCGGTGACGGTCTGCGCCCCGGATCGATCTACGACGCCAACGACGAAGCGCAGTTTGGCGAACTCGAAGCCCTCGGTGAACTGACCAAGATCGCGTGGAAACACGACGTACAAACCATGATCGAAGGCCCCGGCCACGTGCCCATGCACATGATCAAAGAAAACATGGACAAGCAACTGGAGTGCTGCGACGAAGCACCGTTCTACACACTTGGCCCACTGACGACTGACATCGCACCAGGCTACGATCACATCACCTCCGGCATCGGTGCGGCGATGATCGGTTGGTATGGTTGCGCCATGTTGTGTTACGTCACACCAAAAGAACACCTCGGTTTACCAAATCGTGACGACGTAAAAGAAGGCATCATCACCTACAAGATCGCCGCCCACGCCGCCGACCTGGCAAAAGGTCACCCCGGTGCACAGATTCGTGACAACGCCATGTCCAAGGCGCGTTTCGAATTCCGCTGGGAAGACCAGTTCAACCTCGGCCTTGACCCGGATCGCGCACGCGCGTTTCACGACGAAACACTGCCCAAAGACGCACACAAATCCGCCCACTTCTGTTCCATGTGTGGCCCGAACTTCTGCTCGATGAAGATAACGCAGGACGTGCGGGACTTTGCAGAGAAGCAAGGAATCTCGGAAGAGGAAGCGCTGAAGAAGGGCATGCAGGAGAAGGCGATAGAGTTTAAGAGGAAGGGCGTTGAGGTTTATTCCAAGGCCTGA
- a CDS encoding protein-L-isoaspartate O-methyltransferase has protein sequence MAKIDFDQARFNMVEQQIRTWNVLDMEVLEVLKSVPREGYVPDTYRDLAYTDMSIPIGHGEEMLHPKYQAHILHALKPQAGDSVLQVGVGTGYVCALLAKMADRVYGVDVEPDFLKIASQNLAKQNVTNVILEEGDASCGWSEHGPYDAIALTGAVEEINDAIKQELKIGGRLFAFVGNAPTMQAVLVTRTGDHSWEEKCLFESEIPSLHHDRRPPEFDF, from the coding sequence ATGGCCAAGATAGACTTTGATCAAGCAAGATTTAACATGGTTGAGCAACAGATCCGCACCTGGAACGTGCTCGACATGGAAGTTTTGGAGGTACTGAAATCGGTTCCACGGGAGGGTTACGTCCCCGATACCTACCGAGATCTCGCCTATACGGACATGTCTATCCCCATAGGCCACGGTGAGGAAATGCTTCACCCTAAGTATCAGGCTCACATACTTCATGCACTCAAGCCACAGGCCGGCGATAGCGTGTTACAAGTGGGCGTAGGTACTGGTTATGTATGTGCTTTACTCGCGAAGATGGCCGATCGCGTTTATGGCGTGGATGTCGAGCCGGATTTTCTGAAGATTGCATCGCAAAATCTGGCCAAGCAAAACGTCACCAATGTCATTCTTGAGGAAGGCGATGCCTCATGTGGCTGGTCTGAGCATGGGCCTTATGACGCGATTGCCCTGACTGGCGCGGTCGAAGAAATCAACGATGCCATCAAACAGGAACTTAAAATCGGCGGACGTCTGTTTGCTTTTGTAGGTAACGCGCCGACCATGCAGGCAGTACTGGTTACCCGTACTGGCGATCATAGCTGGGAAGAAAAGTGTCTGTTCGAATCAGAAATTCCCTCGCTACACCATGATCGTCGCCCACCCGAATTCGATTTTTAG
- a CDS encoding rhodanese-like domain-containing protein, translating to MQQYTPTQLRELLDGTATSPFLLDVRERWEFDTCHLEGSVHIPMGEIPARLDEIPTDQTVVVICHHGVRSMRVAMFLQHNGFEDLVNLTGGVDRWARDIDPDMAVY from the coding sequence ATGCAGCAATATACCCCCACTCAGCTACGCGAACTGCTCGACGGCACCGCTACGTCGCCATTTTTACTCGATGTAAGAGAAAGATGGGAGTTCGACACCTGTCACCTGGAAGGAAGTGTGCATATCCCAATGGGGGAAATCCCGGCGCGTCTGGATGAAATCCCGACGGATCAGACTGTTGTGGTGATTTGTCACCACGGGGTCCGCAGTATGCGCGTGGCGATGTTTCTCCAACACAACGGCTTTGAGGATCTGGTCAACCTGACTGGCGGTGTAGATCGCTGGGCCAGGGATATAGATCCAGATATGGCGGTCTACTAG
- a CDS encoding TolC family outer membrane protein encodes MTRRLRSILLFVLWGLPAISLAEGLLDVFNLAIENDPQLRAAMANRDAIKEAKAQAFADFLPSVNSTASVTQYYQVYDLYLVYFENGAPPVEASYGLNMFKSYQGYLTLRQPVFDMELLARNKTANLEVTRSVLGYRIAQQELIYRVIERYFEVLQKTGDLNFARAEKKAVARQLRTTKARFDAGLIAVTDVHEAQARHDLSVALEIMSESELALAEEKMREVTGQSPKQLFPLREETPLVPPTPTNINDWVNAARLQNLRIAEQQLKADVANQRINEIKARYFPKFDITANGGYVDYGGAYSQVYKDANVSLNMNMELYKGGRTRSEIRQARKQHESESHTLDQIEREVLTETRSAYLGVLAGMSYVKAINQATQSSGKALAATEAGFDVGTRTAVQVMDAQRELFRNQRDYAHARYQYILNTLKLKKAVGLLTIDDIEQINSWLQ; translated from the coding sequence ATGACAAGACGACTGCGCTCGATACTCCTATTCGTGCTATGGGGCTTGCCTGCGATATCGCTGGCGGAGGGCCTGCTTGATGTGTTTAATCTGGCTATCGAGAACGACCCTCAGTTGCGCGCCGCCATGGCTAATCGCGATGCGATTAAAGAGGCCAAGGCACAGGCCTTTGCAGATTTTCTGCCGTCGGTAAACTCCACTGCATCTGTCACCCAGTACTACCAGGTTTATGATCTTTATTTGGTGTATTTCGAGAACGGCGCGCCACCTGTCGAGGCCAGTTATGGCTTAAATATGTTCAAGAGCTACCAGGGCTATCTAACGCTACGCCAGCCGGTGTTCGACATGGAATTACTGGCGCGGAATAAGACTGCCAACCTGGAGGTAACACGCTCGGTATTAGGCTATCGGATAGCACAACAGGAGTTGATATATCGCGTCATCGAGCGCTATTTCGAGGTGCTGCAGAAAACGGGTGATCTCAATTTCGCACGCGCAGAAAAAAAGGCGGTCGCCAGACAATTACGTACAACTAAGGCTCGCTTCGATGCAGGTTTGATCGCCGTCACTGACGTACATGAGGCGCAGGCGCGGCATGATCTTTCAGTGGCACTGGAAATCATGTCTGAAAGCGAACTTGCCCTGGCGGAGGAAAAAATGCGCGAGGTAACCGGGCAATCGCCAAAGCAACTTTTTCCACTCCGAGAAGAAACACCGCTAGTGCCTCCAACACCGACAAACATTAATGACTGGGTCAATGCTGCGCGCCTCCAGAACCTACGTATTGCAGAGCAACAACTGAAGGCCGATGTCGCCAATCAGCGTATTAATGAAATCAAGGCACGTTATTTTCCGAAATTCGACATCACCGCCAATGGCGGCTACGTCGACTATGGCGGTGCCTATTCGCAGGTGTATAAAGACGCCAATGTCTCACTCAATATGAATATGGAACTCTATAAGGGTGGGCGCACGCGATCGGAAATTCGACAGGCACGAAAACAACACGAAAGTGAATCGCATACCCTGGACCAAATCGAGCGTGAGGTTTTAACCGAAACCCGCAGTGCTTATTTAGGTGTATTGGCGGGCATGAGTTACGTCAAGGCCATTAATCAGGCGACTCAGTCCAGTGGAAAGGCACTCGCCGCAACCGAAGCCGGCTTTGATGTGGGAACACGCACCGCGGTACAGGTAATGGATGCGCAAAGAGAGCTGTTCCGCAATCAGCGCGACTATGCCCATGCCCGTTATCAATACATACTCAACACACTAAAACTCAAAAAGGCCGTGGGCCTGTTGACCATAGATGATATCGAGCAGATCAATAGCTGGTTGCAATAA
- a CDS encoding SIS domain-containing protein: MQSFQNSLTEHLDTFNVLHELASPAEQAARVIAATFKMGNSLFVCGNGGSAADAQHFASELSGRFEKTRPGYPAIALTTDSSALTAIANDFGYERIFARQLESLGRQNDLLLVISTSGNSANLREAVHQAKSQKIATIGLLGRDGGELAPIVDLPVIVPGERTSRIQEAHIFLLHYFCEIFEP; the protein is encoded by the coding sequence ATGCAGTCTTTTCAAAACTCCCTGACCGAACACCTGGATACCTTTAATGTTCTCCATGAACTGGCATCACCTGCCGAACAGGCGGCGCGTGTAATCGCTGCGACGTTCAAAATGGGCAATAGCCTGTTCGTCTGCGGCAACGGTGGCTCAGCGGCGGATGCGCAACACTTTGCATCGGAGCTTTCCGGGCGTTTTGAAAAAACGCGTCCAGGCTATCCGGCGATTGCCCTGACTACCGATTCGTCCGCCTTGACAGCGATTGCCAACGACTTTGGCTATGAGCGTATCTTTGCGCGCCAGTTGGAATCCCTAGGCCGGCAGAATGATTTATTACTGGTGATCAGCACTTCTGGTAATTCTGCAAACCTGCGTGAGGCTGTGCACCAGGCCAAGTCGCAAAAGATTGCGACAATTGGTTTACTTGGCCGCGACGGCGGCGAGCTAGCACCAATTGTCGACCTGCCTGTGATCGTCCCCGGTGAACGCACCTCGCGTATTCAGGAAGCGCATATTTTCCTGTTGCACTATTTCTGCGAAATCTTCGAACCTTGA